The following are encoded together in the Rubidibacter lacunae KORDI 51-2 genome:
- a CDS encoding MOSC domain-containing protein, producing the protein MSGVVIAVSRSKTHTFTKVNQESIQLLTGLGVQDDSHMGKTVQHRSRVAVDPSQTNLRQVHLIHAELHDELRASGFDVSAGQMGENITTRGINLLALPTGTQLHIGNKAVVELTGLRNPCTQLNRFQAGLMAAVLDRDKQGKLIRKAGVMSIVAVGGEVRPGDLIQIKLPPEPYKSLDRV; encoded by the coding sequence ATGAGTGGTGTTGTAATAGCAGTCAGCCGGAGTAAAACCCACACATTTACAAAAGTAAATCAGGAAAGTATCCAGCTTCTAACTGGTTTGGGAGTGCAAGATGATTCCCATATGGGCAAGACTGTTCAGCATCGATCGCGAGTAGCTGTCGACCCAAGCCAGACTAATTTACGTCAGGTTCATCTAATTCATGCTGAATTGCATGATGAGTTGCGGGCTTCTGGTTTCGATGTATCTGCAGGGCAGATGGGTGAGAACATCACAACACGTGGCATTAATCTGCTCGCTTTACCAACTGGTACACAGTTACATATAGGCAACAAGGCAGTAGTAGAACTAACGGGTCTGCGAAATCCTTGTACCCAGTTAAATCGATTCCAAGCAGGACTCATGGCAGCAGTATTAGATCGTGACAAACAAGGTAAGCTAATTCGCAAAGCTGGTGTCATGAGTATCGTTGCAGTTGGTGGCGAGGTTAGACCCGGCGATCTAATCCAAATCAAATTGCCTCCTGAACCTTACAAGTCTCTCGATCGGGTCTGA